The genomic segment AGTATTGTTGGGACTAATGCTGACGCCCGTATCGCTGGCTTTATTTCTACAATCCGAAAAATGAATCGGAAAGTTTATTCTACAAGGTAGACATCAATGGGCTACCTAAATATTTACCATTTAATTTAAAATATAAGCAGCTCATTGGGGTAGACAAAGTTGATTTATTCGGTTTATTTCTGGAAATAAAGTCCCAAACCTGCGATTGACGTAGCGTAACTGTTATTTTTTCATTAGTTCCATGATTTAGCTTCAAAACTTGATCCTGTAGGACAATTCAATACGGCCCCCGACTCAATGTAAAGATTTTTACAATTGGCAGGGTATAAGGGGTTGATATTAATGCGATGCGACGATTTGATAATAACATCCTGAGTAACAGTTGGCACAATACCACAATTCCATGAAGCAGGACTCTCCCAATTGCCGGAATTAACAGTCTGTAATTTAGTGGGGCCTGTTAACACAGGAATAGCTACTAAGTCTGATGGGCACCCGTTAACAGATTGAAATTTCATAATATTGTTACCGACAATCCAAACTTCTGTAGGACTGTAGAAATGTATTTTTTTAGGATTTGCTAGATGGGGAGCCTTACTCCATTTGATACCACCGTCGTTCGTAAAAAATGCATCTACAGATCCTAAAATCCATCCATTGTATTCGTCTTGAAATTGAATCTGTTTAAAACTGTTCACAACGACGGGCTCTATGCTTTGTTTTAACCACGTTTCGCCCCCATTGGTGGTTTTATATAGATTGTCCCCTGCAGCCCAAACAGTCAAAGATGTAGTATACTGTACTGATAAAAAACGCTCTGTTGTATTACTTTTTTGCTTTACCCAAGATTCTCCACCATCTGAGGTAGTTAGGATAATACCGTTTTCTCCTACAGCACATCCTTGTTGTGAAT from the Runella sp. SP2 genome contains:
- a CDS encoding YCF48-related protein, yielding MEETTTFSKHLGLYRYFFVNNTHGWLIGRPSNNGCIATVDGGQTWTAQNLPTNNFNDLLHNVYFINPLEGWIVGANGIILKTTDGGNNWIRKTSNTNYRLINVHFLNSQQGCAVGENGIILTTSDGGESWVKQKSNTTERFLSVQYTTSLTVWAAGDNLYKTTNGGETWLKQSIEPVVVNSFKQIQFQDEYNGWILGSVDAFFTNDGGIKWSKAPHLANPKKIHFYSPTEVWIVGNNIMKFQSVNGCPSDLVAIPVLTGPTKLQTVNSGNWESPASWNCGIVPTVTQDVIIKSSHRININPLYPANCKNLYIESGAVLNCPTGSSFEAKSWN